Proteins found in one Brachyspira murdochii DSM 12563 genomic segment:
- a CDS encoding PstS family phosphate ABC transporter substrate-binding protein, whose protein sequence is MNTKTLINIFAVILIPISILLIFISSIIMIISDYVMITYYLMIAASIVFIINSIMLFIKNNYKTFTIIFSLTFVFSLIIIFINIIYIYNNRDINFKEVNNYVIADLYYPFTDIRNTNSKVVKLTNESSLIITNNFPRLDGEIEFFPIYSAFADAVYKITVTNNKYTNMFLKQVPFEEYMLTNDDGTIETIYDRATNSNYDTAYVLCSTIYYNTYKSFLYDNVYKNLINGKVDIVFVNAPSNKDIEMAKTNNIDFILIPIGKEAFVFFVNSQNKIDNLSKENIKDIYTGKINNWKEVGGDNMKIRAYQMDNIGKWQITFTNFMASMNAENSIMKPDTKIGFDLNSGFTENVKEYRNRKNAIGYSFLFNIHEMINNNEIKTLAIDNIKPNKENIQNGSYTLSTTFYAATTKRALEENPNVQKLIDFILSEQGQYLVEETGYTPIIN, encoded by the coding sequence ATGAATACAAAAACATTAATCAATATATTTGCAGTTATTTTAATACCAATTTCTATTTTATTAATTTTTATTTCTTCAATAATAATGATAATTTCAGATTATGTTATGATTACATATTATCTTATGATTGCAGCTTCTATAGTTTTTATAATCAATTCTATAATGTTATTTATAAAAAATAATTATAAAACATTTACTATAATATTTTCATTAACATTTGTATTTTCATTGATAATAATATTTATTAATATTATATATATTTATAATAACAGGGATATAAATTTTAAAGAAGTTAATAATTATGTAATAGCTGATTTATATTATCCTTTTACTGATATAAGAAACACTAATTCAAAAGTGGTAAAGCTCACAAATGAATCAAGTTTAATAATAACAAATAATTTTCCAAGACTTGATGGTGAAATTGAATTTTTTCCGATTTATTCAGCATTTGCAGATGCTGTTTATAAAATAACAGTTACAAATAATAAATATACTAATATGTTTTTAAAGCAAGTTCCATTTGAAGAGTACATGCTAACTAATGATGATGGAACAATAGAAACTATTTACGACAGAGCAACAAACAGCAATTATGATACAGCTTATGTTTTATGCTCAACAATTTATTACAACACTTATAAAAGCTTTTTATATGATAATGTTTATAAAAATCTTATAAATGGTAAAGTTGATATAGTTTTTGTAAATGCACCTTCTAATAAAGATATAGAAATGGCTAAAACTAATAATATAGATTTTATATTAATACCTATAGGAAAAGAGGCATTTGTATTTTTTGTAAACTCTCAAAACAAAATAGATAATCTTTCAAAAGAGAATATAAAGGACATATACACAGGAAAAATCAATAATTGGAAAGAAGTTGGAGGAGATAACATGAAAATAAGAGCCTATCAAATGGATAATATTGGAAAATGGCAAATTACATTTACAAACTTTATGGCTTCAATGAATGCTGAAAATAGCATAATGAAGCCTGATACAAAAATAGGATTTGATTTGAATTCTGGATTTACTGAAAATGTAAAAGAATACCGCAATAGAAAAAATGCTATAGGATATTCATTTTTATTTAATATTCATGAAATGATAAACAACAATGAAATAAAAACTCTTGCTATAGATAATATAAAACCAAATAAAGAAAATATACAAAATGGTTCTTACACTCTGTCAACTACATTTTATGCTGCAACAACTAAAAGAGCTTTGGAAGAGAATCCAAATGTTCAAAAATTAATAGATTTCATACTTTCAGAACA